A stretch of Kaistella flava (ex Peng et al. 2021) DNA encodes these proteins:
- a CDS encoding helix-turn-helix domain-containing protein: MTPLTLIEQIKERRRVLDVTQETLSEVSGVGLRTIKQFESGKGNPTLETIQKIGDALGMEIKFQIKKTE, encoded by the coding sequence ATGACACCATTGACGTTAATTGAACAAATTAAAGAACGCAGGCGAGTTTTGGATGTTACGCAGGAAACATTATCAGAAGTTTCCGGTGTAGGGTTGAGAACAATCAAACAATTCGAAAGTGGAAAAGGAAATCCCACGCTTGAAACAATACAAAAAATTGGAGATGCTTTAGGCATGGAAATAAAATTTCAAATTAAAAAAACTGAATAA
- a CDS encoding HipA N-terminal domain-containing protein → MRAANVLYKGDSAGILTQKDNGSFHFKYNGDWLSDPLKPAISLTLPKSQDEFYSETLFPFFYHLLPEGANKRIVCRTFKIDKDDEFGILLHTSKIDTIGAVTLQRI, encoded by the coding sequence ATGAGGGCAGCTAATGTTTTATATAAAGGCGATTCTGCGGGAATTCTAACACAAAAAGACAACGGTAGTTTTCATTTTAAGTACAATGGAGATTGGCTGTCTGATCCGTTAAAACCAGCAATCAGCCTCACATTGCCAAAAAGTCAAGATGAGTTCTATTCAGAAACTTTATTTCCTTTTTTTTATCACCTTCTACCCGAAGGTGCCAACAAACGAATAGTCTGCAGAACTTTTAAAATTGATAAAGATGATGAGTTTGGAATTTTGTTGCATACTTCTAAAATCGATACTATTGGAGCAGTAACTCTACAAAGAATCTAA
- a CDS encoding type II toxin-antitoxin system HipA family toxin, with translation MELKFTNCPGSLKEGFSSYSPAVLKKMFLGRKVSPILPYASPTNKKEKKTFNENQTHISISGFQEKYSLILDGKNLRLTHKHEHGQYILKPISDLPKNNEYAPANEHLTMQIAQQIFKMEVAENSLIFFEDGTPAYITKRFDRLENSSLVDNKKENKLAVEDFASLLQKSPATHGEQYKYEGNYYELFEALQRYIPAWKVEAPKLFTLILFNYLFSNGDAHLKNFSIIETQQGDYKLSPAYDLLNTRIHIEDSKFALKEGLLPKSFSKGNDLLQFVLLGEKAGIPKKIIEKIMRNLTSNQGKITQLIDNSFLSEKLKRNYLQAYQGRLNRLKK, from the coding sequence ATGGAATTAAAGTTCACAAATTGTCCGGGAAGTTTAAAAGAAGGATTTTCCTCGTATAGCCCAGCCGTTCTAAAAAAAATGTTTCTTGGACGGAAAGTAAGTCCTATTCTGCCCTATGCATCTCCAACTAATAAAAAGGAAAAGAAAACTTTCAATGAAAATCAAACTCATATTTCCATTTCAGGATTTCAGGAAAAATATTCTTTAATTCTTGATGGAAAGAATCTTCGTTTAACTCATAAACATGAACACGGACAGTATATACTAAAACCAATATCTGACTTACCAAAAAACAATGAGTATGCTCCTGCTAATGAACATTTAACGATGCAGATTGCACAACAAATTTTTAAAATGGAGGTAGCTGAAAATTCACTAATATTCTTTGAAGACGGCACTCCTGCATATATTACAAAACGTTTCGACAGATTAGAAAACTCTTCTCTCGTCGATAACAAAAAGGAAAATAAGTTAGCTGTGGAGGACTTTGCATCATTACTGCAAAAATCTCCGGCAACGCATGGTGAACAGTATAAATATGAAGGGAACTACTACGAACTTTTTGAAGCCTTGCAAAGATATATTCCGGCCTGGAAAGTGGAAGCACCAAAACTGTTCACATTGATTCTTTTCAACTATTTGTTTTCAAATGGTGATGCTCATTTAAAAAATTTTTCAATCATCGAAACGCAGCAGGGAGATTACAAGTTAAGTCCTGCTTATGATTTACTGAATACCAGAATCCATATCGAAGATTCTAAATTTGCATTAAAAGAAGGACTTCTGCCTAAATCTTTTTCAAAAGGAAATGATTTACTACAGTTTGTTCTTCTAGGTGAAAAAGCAGGTATACCTAAAAAAATCATTGAGAAGATTATGCGTAATTTAACTTCCAACCAGGGAAAAATAACTCAACTCATTGACAATTCTTTTCTGAGTGAAAAATTAAAACGCAATTACCTGCAAGCTTATCAGGGAAGATTGAATAGATTAAAGAAATAG
- a CDS encoding carboxypeptidase regulatory-like domain-containing protein: MGFSKNKNKFFIFLSFLFCYNFHSQIKIFGNVLNQNQNPLEGAIVQVKNNSDKSVLAYARSDEKGFFQLDVPFVSSYYVECNRLGFETDIQEFSLKENEKKENLNFSLSEKVKTIDEVKILGQSSVIKQKGDTLSYNVKGFINGNEKNLKDVLNKLPGFEVRDDGKIAIGGKTVDKLLIDGKEFFGDNQQIATENLAAAMVGNVDVINNYTNNSNIKEFDSSNKTAVNISVKEEYKGKITGDVSLTSAYENRYKAGANLFRFDKKANISFIGNSNNTNQESITFEQYFNMKKSIQSDFVSDSRTDYNNFSIPKSLLSDDRVSKKNLNFGAFNLSYVPDTKLKINAYTILNNNFQNRNILETNTFFNPHLHITNQNKIFQKENLFFSQTKLSAEYQLNEKKLLNYSFSFDPSITKQNKTILQTQNTSINHISESENEQKIDFGQQLSFANRLSSNKLFSIYAYQELKNQKNKYDLYSDLSLFDLSNVFLQTQNFKQNEIGFLSKFIIKPKNIIYSVGLGYAYTGQDYQSNLDANVNTFINDLSIERNRFSFDAEISKKRGFFQFSIYNRFSYIRLQNSNPKRLLLPSIQAKFEFSPTSLLSFYYKEMNYFAQQNQIFESKVIDNYYTIKEDNQIRENQLLNDNKLGANYLYIDLLSGTALFADINFSNKKQSLTSNSTLINNYTAVKNVLTDVNSTLASNISFERRIKFIKSRIKTTFVYTNLKGQNFISGVGNEFSSEFFSSKFSLYSKFKNKIFNYNLGYETQVNRTEFENNLSTKLETKKLFANFDGSFKDDIRYYFNNSYIWNKSENNTRHFLKIDLEIVFISLKKNWEFSLIGNDILNFNETQIIDNRLQDNFLRERITDRLSGFLGVGIKYKLL; this comes from the coding sequence ATGGGGTTTTCCAAAAATAAAAATAAATTTTTTATTTTCCTGTCATTTCTTTTCTGTTACAATTTTCATTCTCAAATAAAAATTTTTGGAAATGTTTTAAACCAAAACCAAAATCCGTTAGAAGGGGCAATTGTTCAGGTAAAAAATAATTCTGACAAGTCTGTTTTGGCTTATGCAAGAAGTGATGAAAAAGGTTTTTTTCAGTTGGATGTGCCTTTCGTTTCGTCCTATTATGTTGAGTGTAATAGATTAGGCTTTGAAACGGACATACAAGAATTTTCACTAAAAGAAAATGAGAAAAAAGAAAATCTAAATTTTTCACTTTCGGAAAAAGTAAAAACCATTGATGAAGTAAAAATTTTAGGACAATCTTCTGTTATAAAGCAGAAAGGAGACACTTTGTCATACAATGTCAAAGGATTTATAAACGGAAATGAAAAAAATCTAAAAGATGTTTTAAATAAATTACCCGGTTTTGAAGTGAGAGATGATGGTAAAATTGCAATCGGAGGAAAAACGGTGGATAAGCTTCTGATAGATGGTAAAGAATTTTTCGGAGATAACCAACAAATCGCTACGGAAAACCTAGCTGCAGCAATGGTAGGAAATGTAGATGTAATTAATAACTATACTAATAATTCTAATATAAAAGAATTTGATAGCTCTAATAAAACAGCTGTAAATATTAGTGTAAAAGAAGAATATAAAGGTAAAATTACAGGTGATGTTTCCCTAACTTCAGCATATGAAAATAGGTACAAAGCAGGAGCTAACTTATTTCGATTCGACAAGAAAGCAAACATTAGCTTCATAGGAAACAGCAATAATACGAATCAGGAATCGATTACTTTTGAACAATATTTTAATATGAAAAAATCGATACAAAGTGATTTTGTAAGCGATAGTAGAACAGACTATAATAACTTTAGTATTCCTAAAAGTTTACTTTCAGATGATAGAGTGAGTAAAAAAAATCTAAATTTTGGGGCATTTAACTTATCTTATGTACCCGATACAAAATTAAAAATAAATGCCTATACCATTTTAAATAATAATTTTCAAAACAGAAATATTCTCGAAACAAATACTTTTTTTAATCCGCATTTACATATTACAAATCAAAATAAAATTTTCCAAAAAGAAAATCTATTTTTCAGCCAAACAAAATTGTCGGCAGAATATCAATTAAATGAAAAAAAATTATTGAATTACAGTTTTTCTTTTGACCCGTCAATCACAAAACAAAACAAAACAATTCTGCAGACACAGAATACCTCTATAAATCATATTAGCGAATCTGAAAATGAACAGAAAATAGATTTTGGGCAACAACTTAGTTTTGCTAATAGATTATCTTCGAATAAATTATTTTCTATTTATGCATATCAAGAACTTAAAAATCAAAAAAATAAATATGACTTATACTCAGATTTATCATTGTTTGATTTATCCAATGTTTTTCTACAAACTCAAAATTTTAAACAAAATGAAATTGGCTTTCTTAGCAAATTTATCATAAAGCCTAAAAACATAATCTATTCTGTTGGGTTGGGCTACGCCTATACAGGACAAGATTACCAATCGAATCTTGATGCAAATGTTAATACATTTATAAATGATTTGAGTATAGAAAGAAATAGGTTTTCTTTTGACGCTGAGATTTCTAAAAAAAGAGGTTTTTTTCAGTTTTCTATATATAACAGGTTCAGTTATATACGATTACAAAACAGCAATCCAAAGAGATTGCTGTTACCATCTATACAGGCGAAATTTGAATTTTCTCCAACTTCTTTGCTTTCATTTTATTATAAAGAAATGAATTATTTTGCACAACAAAATCAGATTTTCGAATCTAAAGTAATCGATAATTATTACACGATAAAAGAGGATAATCAAATAAGAGAAAACCAATTGCTTAATGATAACAAATTGGGTGCTAATTATTTATATATAGATTTGCTCTCAGGAACTGCTTTGTTTGCGGATATTAATTTTTCAAATAAAAAACAATCTTTAACATCTAATAGCACTTTAATTAATAACTATACTGCAGTAAAAAATGTTCTTACAGATGTTAACAGCACATTAGCCTCTAATATTTCTTTTGAAAGACGAATAAAATTTATAAAATCTCGAATAAAGACCACTTTTGTTTATACCAACCTTAAAGGACAAAATTTCATAAGCGGTGTAGGAAATGAGTTTTCCTCAGAATTTTTTTCTTCAAAATTCTCACTTTACAGTAAATTTAAAAATAAAATATTTAATTATAATTTGGGCTATGAAACCCAAGTTAATAGGACAGAATTTGAAAATAATTTGAGCACTAAATTGGAGACGAAGAAATTGTTTGCAAACTTTGATGGCTCATTTAAAGACGATATTAGATATTATTTCAATAACTCATACATATGGAACAAATCTGAAAATAATACAAGACATTTTCTGAAAATAGATTTAGAAATTGTATTTATTTCTCTGAAAAAAAATTGGGAATTCAGCCTAATTGGGAATGATATACTAAATTTTAATGAAACACAAATTATAGACAACCGTTTGCAAGATAATTTTCTAAGAGAAAGGATTACAGACAGACTATCAGGATTTTTGGGGGTTGGAATAAAATATAAATTACTTTAA
- a CDS encoding GLPGLI family protein, whose amino-acid sequence MKNINILIALLIFISCSAQKSQKMENSMKNTTVVTYEETNNVDSQLSQIPDENLRAQIKSQLTKPAYFDLIFNENESNYEKSKSSDLKKDDDLGVQQKFQVITMNAQSMIYRNLKTNKYLKGTSLLGKDFLIENEPKKIDWKLENEIKKIGNYNCNKAFATIDGNLVEAWYANSIPFSGGPADYFGLPGLILELKTNKKYYLATSIKESKDVEVVIPAKGKKISEQEFEKLKLESLEEIKNGVFQK is encoded by the coding sequence ATGAAAAATATAAATATTTTAATTGCTTTATTGATTTTTATTTCGTGTTCTGCACAAAAATCACAAAAAATGGAAAATTCAATGAAAAATACTACTGTTGTTACTTATGAAGAAACAAACAATGTAGATAGTCAACTATCACAAATTCCTGATGAAAATTTAAGAGCTCAAATTAAAAGTCAACTTACTAAGCCTGCTTATTTTGACCTTATATTTAATGAAAATGAGTCCAATTATGAAAAATCGAAGAGTAGTGATTTGAAAAAAGATGACGACTTAGGTGTTCAACAAAAATTTCAAGTCATTACAATGAATGCCCAAAGTATGATCTATAGAAATCTTAAAACAAATAAATATTTGAAAGGAACGAGTTTATTAGGCAAAGATTTTCTAATTGAAAATGAACCAAAAAAAATAGACTGGAAATTAGAAAACGAAATCAAGAAAATAGGGAATTATAATTGTAATAAGGCTTTTGCAACTATAGACGGGAATTTGGTGGAAGCTTGGTATGCCAATAGTATTCCTTTTTCTGGTGGTCCCGCAGATTACTTTGGTTTGCCGGGTTTGATTTTAGAACTGAAAACAAATAAAAAATATTACCTCGCAACAAGCATCAAGGAAAGCAAAGATGTTGAAGTAGTAATTCCTGCAAAAGGCAAAAAAATAAGTGAGCAAGAATTTGAAAAACTGAAATTGGAATCTTTAGAAGAAATTAAAAATGGGGTTTTCCAAAAATAA
- a CDS encoding DCC1-like thiol-disulfide oxidoreductase family protein, with protein MIIIYDNYCQNCTQFIKVIEKLDWLNFIEIKKLRASDDLKKLSNLNYNLALKQMASFRGSWAYGYTTLFRIFLRIPTFWLFIPFFWFLKISGIGQYLYMQLAVNRQIIPLHCTEESCELK; from the coding sequence ATGATTATTATTTATGACAATTATTGCCAAAACTGTACCCAATTTATAAAAGTAATTGAAAAATTAGACTGGCTAAATTTCATTGAAATCAAAAAATTGAGGGCATCAGATGACTTAAAAAAACTCTCAAATCTAAACTACAATCTTGCACTGAAACAAATGGCATCTTTCAGGGGAAGTTGGGCTTATGGATATACAACATTATTCAGAATATTTTTAAGAATTCCTACTTTTTGGCTTTTTATTCCTTTCTTTTGGTTTTTAAAAATTTCAGGAATCGGACAATATTTATATATGCAACTTGCAGTAAACAGGCAAATAATTCCATTGCATTGCACAGAAGAAAGTTGCGAATTAAAATAA
- a CDS encoding GLPGLI family protein translates to MKNPILKALLLILLALLSHNYFYGQSYKIIYEMTWKPSKDSTDYEKELMSLVTNEKEPSYFQSYDKFRYDSLKTKLVKDYMENGGESLRFPNETNQSKYRTFITKDVLNNTISAENKFYTSVFLTKYKCQFKWKINNTQSQNILGYKTYNATTSFGGRNWTAWYTTDIPIPDGPYKFYGLPGLILKISDSSGDYDFEIKGITKEKNDISRRAFSYKKAVELTPKQWTDFWKKYKKQPSMILENLNTTHTTYVINGKDVNSREVKDEYDKKEWEIINNFENPIELTPTCD, encoded by the coding sequence ATGAAAAATCCGATTTTAAAAGCCCTGCTGCTAATCCTGTTAGCCTTGCTAAGTCATAATTATTTTTATGGGCAGTCATATAAAATAATTTATGAAATGACCTGGAAACCCTCGAAAGATTCCACAGATTACGAAAAAGAATTAATGTCATTGGTTACAAATGAGAAAGAACCTTCTTATTTCCAATCTTATGACAAATTCAGATACGATTCTCTCAAAACCAAATTGGTAAAAGATTATATGGAAAACGGTGGAGAATCTCTACGATTTCCAAACGAAACTAACCAATCGAAATACAGAACATTTATCACAAAAGATGTATTAAATAATACTATATCCGCAGAAAATAAATTTTACACCTCAGTATTTCTTACAAAATACAAATGCCAATTCAAGTGGAAAATCAATAATACTCAAAGCCAAAATATATTGGGATATAAAACCTACAATGCAACAACCAGCTTTGGTGGTAGAAATTGGACAGCTTGGTACACCACCGATATTCCAATACCTGATGGACCTTATAAATTTTATGGCTTACCTGGATTAATTCTAAAAATATCCGACAGTTCCGGCGATTACGATTTTGAAATAAAAGGAATAACCAAAGAAAAAAACGATATAAGTCGTAGAGCATTTTCTTATAAAAAAGCAGTTGAACTCACTCCCAAACAATGGACTGATTTCTGGAAAAAATATAAAAAACAACCCTCGATGATTTTGGAAAACCTTAATACCACACATACAACTTACGTCATCAATGGAAAAGATGTCAACAGCCGTGAAGTAAAAGATGAATATGATAAAAAAGAATGGGAAATAATAAATAATTTTGAAAACCCAATCGAATTAACACCAACTTGTGACTAA
- a CDS encoding GLPGLI family protein, whose amino-acid sequence MKIFILIFAVIFGLANAQTHRFIYEFKSKQNPKQAEFKKENMTLDINPDDVKFYNYHYVTIDSTNITKGQNSQLWDVSTPVVVRVKNSNTNSNYTLINDVFVFDTEDKINWKLEKETKKFENYTLQKATTTFGGRNWTAWFAKEINISEGPYKFRGLPGIIFQLYDDKNNFDFTLVKSFKLKTTYKTPFIENFYGQKPIKTTQKNIDMMLMNEYKDPYHETREEFKKNPNTTFSINGVDVKDISQFKKLTESRQRYIRENNNPIEIDKAIHYPENKK is encoded by the coding sequence ATGAAAATATTTATTTTAATTTTTGCCGTTATTTTCGGGCTAGCCAATGCACAGACTCATCGCTTTATTTATGAATTCAAATCTAAACAAAATCCTAAGCAAGCTGAGTTTAAAAAAGAAAATATGACTCTGGATATAAATCCAGATGATGTCAAATTTTATAACTACCATTACGTTACAATAGACTCTACCAATATCACAAAAGGACAAAATAGCCAGCTTTGGGATGTTTCTACTCCTGTTGTTGTTCGAGTAAAAAACTCTAATACAAATAGCAATTACACTTTAATCAATGATGTATTTGTTTTTGATACAGAGGATAAAATAAATTGGAAACTCGAAAAAGAAACTAAAAAATTTGAAAACTATACTTTGCAGAAAGCAACAACAACTTTTGGTGGAAGAAATTGGACTGCTTGGTTTGCTAAAGAAATTAATATTTCTGAAGGTCCATATAAATTTCGAGGATTACCCGGAATAATTTTTCAATTGTATGATGATAAAAATAATTTCGATTTTACTTTAGTGAAAAGTTTTAAATTAAAAACTACCTACAAAACTCCGTTCATTGAAAATTTTTATGGTCAAAAACCAATAAAAACAACCCAGAAAAATATAGATATGATGTTGATGAACGAATATAAAGACCCATATCACGAAACTCGTGAAGAATTCAAAAAAAATCCTAATACCACATTTAGCATTAACGGTGTTGATGTAAAAGACATAAGCCAATTTAAAAAATTGACTGAATCAAGGCAACGATATATTAGGGAAAATAACAATCCTATCGAAATAGATAAAGCTATTCATTATCCAGAAAATAAAAAATAA
- a CDS encoding helix-turn-helix domain-containing protein, which produces MHLKKIILYFFYVSLFFSFGKISGQETFDKLRSKYENLSENDGSALQHINLFIQKAKKEVNKAQLVQGYRDGTFFSPDKSLKIKYADSAIISAKETSDNNLISTTYLLKGSLYYFYYKNYPAALTEYLRAYDYSKKGNDDYLKYKIVYQMGLVKSYLGYYDEALEYFKECIVYFERRTKEKNHPNQVYNDSKGYLNSMHQAIACYQKINNYKKADSIINIGFNFTDQSKDFPLEKAYFLKCKGISDYYHKNYKTAEQSLTKALSVLKKNDDVYWVSVSEFYIGKSLLSMDKRDSAIKQFKKVDSIFRKRQFIFPELQENYELLISYSRRKNEYQKELSYTNDLLKVNSILKKDFPYLSSKIHRGFDNQVLVEAKTQLEKRSKWSLVVILILTSIIGMLSFWVWRYYQNEKLIKQKYSDLEKKLLEQNKNSVSISYESISAQGKSIISEDIFSELYKKLQDFEENKGFNESGLTIEQLADNFATNKSYLSQYINDTKGVNFSKYLSTLRINYITQLMYDNPKYLRLKVQGLADECGIGSRQNFSDLFQEINGIRPTDFIKQRKKELEDGNILNVISSLES; this is translated from the coding sequence ATGCACCTCAAAAAAATTATTTTGTATTTTTTCTATGTTTCTCTCTTTTTTTCTTTTGGGAAAATAAGCGGTCAGGAAACTTTTGATAAATTGCGAAGTAAATATGAAAACTTGAGTGAGAATGACGGGTCTGCTCTTCAGCATATCAATCTTTTCATCCAAAAAGCAAAGAAAGAAGTGAACAAAGCACAATTAGTGCAAGGATACAGAGATGGTACTTTTTTTTCACCCGATAAATCCCTAAAAATAAAATATGCCGATAGTGCTATTATTTCTGCGAAAGAAACAAGTGATAATAATTTAATTTCTACTACCTATTTACTGAAGGGGAGTTTATACTACTTTTATTACAAAAATTATCCGGCCGCATTGACAGAATACCTAAGAGCATATGATTATTCTAAAAAAGGAAATGATGATTACCTGAAGTATAAAATAGTCTATCAAATGGGATTAGTAAAAAGCTATCTGGGATATTATGATGAAGCTCTGGAATATTTTAAAGAATGCATCGTTTATTTTGAACGTAGAACCAAAGAGAAAAATCATCCTAATCAAGTTTATAATGACTCTAAAGGCTATCTGAACAGTATGCATCAGGCAATCGCTTGTTACCAAAAAATTAATAATTATAAAAAAGCAGATTCAATAATTAATATTGGATTTAATTTTACTGATCAATCCAAAGATTTCCCATTAGAAAAAGCTTATTTTCTGAAATGCAAAGGTATTTCGGATTATTACCATAAAAATTACAAAACAGCCGAGCAAAGTCTTACCAAAGCATTATCCGTTCTGAAAAAGAATGATGATGTTTACTGGGTTTCTGTTTCTGAGTTTTATATTGGGAAAAGTCTTTTGAGCATGGATAAAAGAGATTCTGCAATTAAGCAGTTTAAAAAGGTAGATTCTATTTTCCGAAAAAGACAATTTATTTTTCCTGAATTACAGGAAAACTACGAACTACTTATTTCATATTCTCGAAGGAAGAATGAATATCAAAAAGAATTATCTTACACGAATGATTTACTGAAAGTGAATAGCATTTTAAAAAAAGACTTCCCCTACCTTTCTTCTAAAATACATAGAGGGTTTGATAATCAAGTTCTTGTGGAAGCGAAAACCCAACTGGAAAAACGAAGTAAATGGAGCTTAGTAGTTATTTTGATACTTACTTCCATTATTGGGATGCTGTCTTTTTGGGTCTGGAGATATTATCAAAATGAAAAACTAATAAAACAGAAATATTCTGATCTTGAGAAAAAACTGCTAGAGCAAAATAAAAACTCAGTTTCTATTTCTTATGAGAGTATTTCCGCACAAGGAAAATCCATTATCAGTGAAGATATTTTTTCGGAATTATATAAAAAATTACAGGATTTTGAAGAGAATAAAGGCTTTAATGAGAGTGGTCTTACGATTGAACAACTTGCCGATAATTTTGCCACCAACAAATCCTACCTTTCCCAGTATATTAATGATACCAAAGGGGTGAATTTCAGCAAATATCTTTCTACACTTCGTATTAATTATATTACACAATTAATGTATGACAATCCGAAATACCTTCGTCTGAAAGTTCAGGGATTAGCAGATGAGTGTGGAATAGGTTCCCGGCAGAATTTCTCTGATCTGTTTCAGGAAATCAATGGAATACGACCAACTGATTTCATAAAGCAACGAAAAAAAGAACTGGAAGATGGAAATATTTTAAATGTTATATCTTCACTTGAATCTTAA